The following coding sequences lie in one Rutidosis leptorrhynchoides isolate AG116_Rl617_1_P2 chromosome 6, CSIRO_AGI_Rlap_v1, whole genome shotgun sequence genomic window:
- the LOC139852312 gene encoding uncharacterized protein: MGLQWMILTYVVAAEAIVAFLLTLPAPKALKNSLVSIISLILQPALFIVPFAGFQLLDIYWKKEHRLMCSGETCTAAERDRFEKSIFKSQRNVILCCSACLLYWCVYRVCKYHKEIQSMEEVEKRYKEE, translated from the exons ATGGGGTTACAATGGATGATTTTGACCTACGTTGTCGCAGCCGAAGCGATCGTAGCTTTCTTACTAACTCTACCTGCACCAAAGGCCTTGAAAAACAGTCTCGTTTCAATAATTTCACTTATTCTACAGCCTGCTCTGTTCATCGTTCCGTTTGCTGGTTTTCAGCTTCTAG ATATTTATTGGAAGAAAGAACATAGATTGATGTGTTCTGGTGAGACCTGCACTGCTGCTGAGAGAGATAGGTTTGAGAAATCG ATATTCAAGTCACAGAGAAATGTGATTTTGTGTTGTTCAGCATGTCTTCTCTACTG GTGTGTCTACCGTGTTTGCAAGTACCACAAAGAGATTCAAAGCATGGAGGAAGTTGAAAAGAGGTACAAGGAAGAGTAG
- the LOC139853347 gene encoding zinc finger CCCH domain-containing protein 3, translating to MPLGKYYCDYCDKQFQDTPFHRKRHLQGLQHHKAKALWYASIPPDPNQVPLHSSSTTTGVCNRFIRTGSCPYGDNCKYFHPNQSRNMQGFTVTNNMETQLPNFSGSQPIEKSSLPGGMMIDRMGGMVGNLPPSLRPPPEGGYPPLPFVDWG from the exons ATGCCGCTGGGAAAATATTATTGCGATTACTGCGATAAACAGTTTCAAGACACTCCTTTTCATCGCAAACGTCATCTTCAAGGTCTTCAACACCACAAAGCCAAAGCTCTTTGGTACGCTTCCATACCACCAG ATCCTAATCAGGTACCTTTACACTCTTCATCAACTACTACTGGTGTTTGCAATCGCTTCATCCGTACG GGTTCATGCCCTTATGGGGATAATTGTAAATATTTTCATCCCAATCAAAGCAGGAATATGCAGGGATTTACAG TTACAAACAACATGGAAACTCAATTGCCAAATTTCTCTGGAAGTCAACCCATTGAGAAGTCCTCATTGCCAG GTGGCATGATGATAGATAGGATGGGTGGCATGGTGGGAAATTTACCTCCATCATTAAGACCTCCACCAGAAGGCGGATATCCACCTCTGCCGTTTGTAGATTGGGGATGA